The Aedes aegypti strain LVP_AGWG chromosome 3, AaegL5.0 Primary Assembly, whole genome shotgun sequence genome contains a region encoding:
- the LOC5563672 gene encoding C-type lectin 37Da, with amino-acid sequence MNERIDVRLFPLKKLKLSCLSVPKTSRRTKMLTKGITLILLLVLVHSSHGDSTPNRKFYIPSIRANWFKANEFCNSLKMRLVAIRSQEDNDAVARYVRTTSKFTDNCSFWIGASDLADEGTFVWVATGEEVTYTNWRENEPNNEGGNEDCIQLAYIPALNYHWSWNDNTCAGQSLYFICESVECDCVQPF; translated from the exons aTGAATGAGAGAATCGATGTGAGATTATTTCCacttaaaaaattaaaactcagttGCTTATCAGTACCGAAGACTTCTCGGCGAACAAAAATGCTAACGAAAGGAATTACGCTTATTCTGTTACTAGTTCTCGTACATTCATCTCATGGAGATTCTACGCCAAATCGAAAATTCTACATTCCCAGCATTCGA GCTAACTGGTTCAAGGCAAATGAATTCTGCAATTCATTGAAAATGCGCCTGGTGGCCATCCGATCGCAGGAGGACAACGATGCCGTCGCACGATACGTCCGAACAACCTCCAAGTTTACCGATAACTGCAGCTTCTGGATTGGGGCGTCCGATCTAGCGGACGAGGGAACCTTCGTATGGGTGGCCACCGGTGAGGAAGTTACCTATACGAACTGGCGCGAAAATGAGCCCAACAACGAGGGAGGCAATGAGGATTGCATTCAGTTGGCTTACATTCCGGCGTTGAATTACCACTGGAGCTGGAATGATAACACCTGCGCAGGACAGTCGCTGTATTTCATATGCGAGAGTGTGGAATGTGATTGTGTGCAACCGTTTTGA
- the LOC5563694 gene encoding uncharacterized protein F21D5.5, which translates to MSNPLKECFIKPLTDRHPPIRIDSERKIIGRSPETLIQDPCCSRQQVCLKANFKGGFVLVKSLGSNPSVLNGKQLEKNMGYEAYDGDILELLPGQHQYTFVFKFDEKTDSKDRKSKEKKDDKGKSNGDDKERRDSHKRSLSKSDSKGDSQRKKKKRDERNGSSSSSSRSISIDRDGGSKKTPVPAAEDRWEDIDSKLLYIFTSKDVIASDKVAAYDLDGTLIKTKSGNVFPKTIDDWQIAYPEVPGKLKSLHKNGFKIVLFTNQAGISKGKLKIEDFKQKIGSIQAKLNVPFQVFVSTGKGKYRKPLTGMWDALTQLKNDGIKVDRARSFYVGDAAGRPEQKKPVKRKKDFSCGDRLMAINVGIPFFIPEVHFQNAKDHEWTKPEFEPKVALECRELLSPSGSKLVSSQPEVIIMIGFPGSGKSHFVKNHLEPKGYVSINRDTLGSWQKCTSLLESTLRSGKRAVVDNTNPDAESRKRFVEIAKKMKVPCRCFKMSASYKQAKHNNAFRELTNRNHASINDMVFNMYKSKYQEPTKEEGFEEIVKVNFLPKFESAADEKLYKMYLLES; encoded by the exons ATGAGTAATCCGTTGAAGGAGTGCTTCATAAAACCCCTGACCGACCGACATCCTCCGATTCGAATCGACTCGGAGCGTAAAATCATCGGACGCAGCCCGGAAACTTTGATCCAGGATCCGTGCTGTTCACGGCAGCAAG TGTGCCTGAAAGCCAATTTCAAGGGAGGATTTGTTTTGGTTAAAAGCCTGGGATCTAATCCCTCGGTGTTGAATGGTAAGCAGCTGGAGAAAAACATGGGCTATGAAGCTTACGACGGGGATATTCTGGAACTGCTACCCGGACAGCATCAGTATACGTTCGTTTTTAAATTCGACGAGAAAACCGATAGCAAGGACAGGAAAAGCAAAGAGAAGAAAGACGACAAGGGAAAGTCCAATGGAGATGACAAGGAGAGACGAGATTCTCACAAACGGAGTCTGTCGAAATCGGATTCTAAAGGTGACTCACAACGGAAAAAGAAGAAGCGGGACGAACGGAACGGAAGTTCTAGCAGCTCCAGCAGATCGATCAGCATCGACAGAGATGGAGGAAGTAAGAAAACTCCGGTTCCTGCCGCGGAAGACCGATGGGAAGACATCGATTCGAAACTGTTGTACATCTTCACTAGCAAAGACGTGATCGCTTCCGATAAGGTCGCAGCTTACGATCTGGACGGAACGCTAATCAAGACAAAATCGGGAAACGTGTTTCCCAAGACGATTGACGATTGGCAGATTGCCTACCCGGAAGTTCCGGGAAAACTGAAATCACTTCACAAGAACGGATTCAAAATtgtactcttcaccaaccaGGCAGGCATTTCGAAGGGAAAgttgaagattgaagatttcaAGCAGAAGATCGGATCGATCCAAGCCAAGCTGAATGTTCCCTTCCAAGTGTTTGTCTCCACTGGAAAGGGGAAATACCGAAAACCCTTAACCGGCATGTGGGATGCTCTGACCCAGTTG AAAAACGATGGCATCAAAGTGGACAGAGCGCGCAGCTTTTACGTTGGTGACGCAGCTGGCCGTCCGGAGCAAAAGAAACCAGTCAAGCGTAAGAAGGATTTCTCCTGCGGGGATCGACTTATGGCGATAAACGTAGGCATTCCATTCTTCATTCCCGAGGTCCACTTCCAAAATGCCAAAGATCACGAATGGACAAAGCCAGAATTTGAACCAAAAGTAGCCCTGGAATGTCGCGAATTACTTTCGCCATCTGGGAGCAAACTGGTTTCTTCCCAGCCGGAAGTGATCATCATGATAGGATTCCCCGGATCCGGCAAGAGTCACTTTGTCAAAAACCATCTCGAACCGAAAGGATACGTATCGATCAATCGCGATACTCTGGGATCGTGGCAAAAGTGTACATCGCTGCTGGAGAGTACCTTGCGCAGTGGGAAGCGTGCCGTCGTGGATAACACCAATCCGGATGCAGAAAGCAGGAAGCGATTTGTGGAGATTGCGAAGAAGATGAAGGTGCCATGCCGGTGCTTCAAGATGAGTGCCTCCTACAAGCAAGCCAAGCATAATAACGCTTTCCGAGAACTGACGAACCGTAATCATGCCTCGATCAACGATATGGTTTTCAATATGTACAA GTCAAAATATCAGGAACCAACAAAGGAAGAGGGTTTCGAAGAAATCGTTAAGGTGAATTTTCTACCCAAGTTTGAATCGGCTGCAGACGAGAAGTTATACAAAATGTACCTGTTGGAGAGCTAA